From a single Chloracidobacterium thermophilum B genomic region:
- a CDS encoding site-2 protease family protein: MQGIHLGNVVLGFVAFLFSLCVHEFAHAWTTERFGDDTGRYQGRITLDPRAHIDPIGSILFPLLGLIGGGFIFGWAKPVEVNPNRWKNKVVANIVVSAAGPISNLLLALGAVLLLKLLVVTGGVGRGDVLSMFSGHELANPQALLGLAEPVLIFLRMMIVVNLLLAVFNMLPIPPLDGSHILSSLLSVVSVPLMEAYESLRPYGFFIIILASLTGLLSQIYLPLMRFFLVLLFSLL; this comes from the coding sequence ATGCAAGGTATTCATCTGGGGAACGTCGTCCTGGGCTTCGTCGCGTTTCTCTTTTCACTGTGTGTCCACGAATTTGCCCATGCCTGGACGACGGAGCGTTTCGGGGATGACACCGGGCGCTACCAGGGACGTATCACCCTTGACCCCCGGGCCCACATTGACCCCATCGGCTCGATCCTCTTTCCGCTGCTCGGTCTGATTGGGGGTGGTTTTATCTTTGGCTGGGCCAAACCGGTCGAGGTCAATCCCAATCGTTGGAAAAACAAGGTTGTGGCCAACATCGTGGTGTCGGCGGCCGGCCCCATCAGCAACCTGCTGCTGGCCCTTGGTGCCGTGCTGCTGCTCAAGCTTCTGGTGGTCACGGGGGGCGTCGGGCGGGGCGATGTGTTGAGTATGTTCAGCGGCCACGAACTGGCCAATCCCCAGGCCCTGCTGGGGTTGGCTGAGCCGGTGCTGATTTTTCTGCGGATGATGATTGTCGTCAACCTGCTGCTGGCCGTCTTCAATATGTTGCCCATCCCCCCACTGGACGGCAGCCATATTCTGTCGAGCCTGCTCAGTGTGGTGAGTGTGCCGCTGATGGAAGCGTACGAGAGCCTGCGCCCGTATGGCTTTTTCATCATCATCCTGGCTTCTCTGACCGGCCTGCTGTCGCAAATCTATCTGCCGCTGATGAGATTTTTCCTGGTCCTGCTGTTCAGCCTGCTCTGA
- a CDS encoding segregation and condensation protein A, with protein MSSMAMHAQPPAETRTEEAKTADVPDDSRPGDYRVRLEVFEGPLDLLLYLIKRHELDITDIPIARITAEYLAYIQALRELDFDVAGEFLVMAATLIHIKSRMLLPLPAEPSAEAVADDPRAELVRQLLEHRRYRAAAEDLWMRYELEQGVYTRRTCETAASEEVNVTVFDLLETFKRILDRRRQRLELTIAHEAITQAQKLAELRALLAEQPRLDVTRLFEAARTKREMVCLFLAILELLREGAVRFIQTETFGSIHLEQVTATAEVTPAL; from the coding sequence ATGTCTTCCATGGCGATGCACGCTCAGCCACCTGCTGAAACCAGAACGGAGGAAGCCAAAACGGCGGACGTTCCCGACGACAGCCGCCCCGGAGACTACCGGGTGCGGCTGGAAGTCTTTGAAGGGCCGCTCGACCTGCTGCTCTATCTCATCAAGCGCCATGAACTCGACATTACCGACATTCCCATAGCGCGGATTACGGCGGAATATCTTGCTTACATTCAGGCGCTGCGCGAACTGGACTTTGATGTTGCCGGTGAGTTTCTCGTCATGGCAGCCACGCTGATCCACATCAAGTCCCGGATGCTCCTGCCCCTGCCGGCTGAACCTTCCGCCGAAGCCGTCGCCGACGACCCACGGGCGGAACTGGTACGCCAGCTTCTGGAGCACCGGCGCTACCGGGCCGCCGCCGAAGACCTGTGGATGCGGTACGAGCTGGAGCAGGGCGTTTATACCCGTCGTACTTGTGAAACCGCCGCTTCGGAAGAAGTCAACGTCACGGTTTTTGACCTGCTGGAAACGTTCAAACGCATTCTCGACCGCCGCCGCCAGCGGCTTGAACTGACGATTGCCCACGAAGCCATAACCCAGGCGCAAAAGCTGGCCGAGTTGCGGGCGCTGCTCGCTGAACAGCCGCGCCTTGATGTCACCCGGCTCTTTGAAGCGGCCCGGACGAAACGCGAAATGGTCTGCCTCTTTCTGGCCATTCTGGAGCTGCTGCGGGAAGGGGCCGTGCGCTTCATTCAGACAGAGACCTTCGGTAGCATCCATCTCGAACAGGTGACAGCGACAGCAGAAGTGACCCCAGCCCTATGA
- the scpB gene encoding SMC-Scp complex subunit ScpB: MTPETLKPILETLIYVAEEPLTRKQMAELLPEAAPADIDAALHSLVNDYAGRGLVLREIAGGWQIATRPELSEYVRRYHRARPAARLSLAALETLAVIAYKQPITIPEILEIRGVSSSSAIKTLLDRKLIVPKGRKECVGRPILYGTSKEFLVQFGLKDLSVLPSLEDLAELDAPTT, from the coding sequence ATGACTCCTGAAACGCTCAAACCGATTCTGGAAACCCTCATCTACGTGGCCGAGGAGCCGCTGACGCGCAAGCAGATGGCCGAGTTGCTGCCGGAAGCGGCTCCGGCGGACATTGACGCAGCACTGCACAGCCTGGTCAACGACTACGCCGGGCGCGGCCTGGTGCTGCGCGAGATTGCCGGCGGCTGGCAAATTGCCACGCGCCCGGAGTTGAGCGAGTACGTCCGGCGCTACCACCGTGCCCGCCCGGCAGCGCGGCTCTCCCTGGCGGCGCTGGAGACCCTGGCCGTGATTGCCTACAAGCAGCCGATTACCATTCCCGAAATCCTGGAAATTCGCGGAGTGAGTTCGTCTTCCGCTATCAAGACACTGCTTGACCGGAAGCTCATCGTGCCCAAGGGGCGCAAGGAGTGCGTCGGGCGTCCCATTTTGTACGGCACGTCAAAGGAATTTCTGGTGCAGTTTGGGTTAAAGGATTTGAGTGTCCTGCCCAGTCTGGAAGACCTGGCCGAACTCGACGCGCCAACGACCTGA
- a CDS encoding acyl-CoA thioesterase, with amino-acid sequence MSEKRLLMTVLMSPDMANFSGHVHGGAMLRLLDQVAYACASRYSGSYVVTVSVDQVVFREPVHVGELVTFRASVNYTGRTSMEIGIRVEAENIRERTSRHVMTCYFTMVAVDEQGHPRPIPPVPIETEDDRRRWAAAKLRRQYRKEIERHSLEIRQHPQELMQEMLESHAVARHAAERLGALPPETPSLAPPAAPAETGS; translated from the coding sequence ATGTCTGAAAAGCGATTGTTGATGACGGTTCTGATGTCGCCTGACATGGCGAATTTTTCCGGCCACGTCCACGGCGGGGCCATGTTGCGGTTGCTCGACCAGGTGGCTTATGCCTGTGCGTCACGCTATTCAGGCAGCTATGTCGTGACCGTTTCGGTGGACCAGGTCGTGTTTCGGGAGCCGGTTCACGTTGGTGAACTGGTGACGTTTCGCGCTTCGGTCAACTACACGGGCCGAACTTCCATGGAGATTGGCATTCGCGTCGAGGCCGAAAACATCCGCGAGCGCACGTCCCGCCACGTCATGACGTGCTATTTCACGATGGTGGCCGTGGATGAGCAGGGGCATCCGCGCCCTATCCCGCCGGTTCCAATTGAAACCGAAGATGACCGGCGCCGGTGGGCTGCCGCCAAGCTCCGCCGGCAGTACCGCAAGGAGATCGAACGGCACAGCCTTGAAATCCGGCAGCATCCGCAGGAACTGATGCAGGAAATGCTGGAATCCCATGCCGTGGCCCGGCACGCTGCCGAACGGCTTGGGGCGTTGCCACCGGAGACGCCATCACTTGCCCCACCGGCAGCACCGGCCGAAACGGGTTCATAA
- a CDS encoding pseudouridine synthase, which yields MQERLQKLIAAAGLASRREAETWIQNGLVTVNGQVVDTLGAKADPEHDAIKVKGKLINPKLAQRKLVYYLLNKPKGYLSSLSDPEQRPLVTDLLPKGAPRVHPVGRLDFNTEGLLILTNDGALTNLVTKAGDHCPKVYHVKVKGTPGPAQLERLQRGITIDGEVHRIANLTPLEHTDHNNAWYELVLHEGKNNQIRRMFDAIGHSVLKLRRVAIGHLTDAGLPVGAVRELTPAEVQRFFSKRKIAPRVVAKKAAAQKTGKPRPVGEAKARQREGLATTIGRTAQSPAAPSQRLVRPAAKPATSGPGSPKSPRGSAPARPASRRKS from the coding sequence ATGCAGGAACGGTTACAGAAACTCATTGCCGCCGCCGGACTGGCCTCGCGGCGGGAAGCCGAAACGTGGATTCAGAACGGGCTGGTGACGGTCAATGGCCAGGTTGTGGACACGCTGGGGGCCAAAGCCGACCCGGAACACGATGCCATCAAGGTCAAGGGCAAGCTCATCAACCCGAAGCTGGCGCAGCGGAAGCTGGTCTATTACCTGCTCAACAAGCCGAAGGGGTATTTGTCGAGCCTCTCCGATCCGGAGCAGCGCCCGCTCGTGACGGACCTGCTGCCCAAAGGCGCGCCGCGCGTACATCCCGTCGGCCGCCTCGATTTCAACACCGAAGGATTGCTCATCCTGACCAACGACGGGGCCCTGACCAACCTTGTGACCAAAGCCGGCGACCACTGCCCGAAGGTCTATCACGTCAAGGTCAAGGGAACACCCGGCCCTGCCCAGCTTGAACGGTTGCAACGTGGCATCACCATTGACGGGGAAGTTCACCGGATTGCCAACCTGACCCCCCTGGAACACACGGATCACAACAACGCCTGGTATGAACTCGTGTTGCACGAGGGCAAAAACAACCAGATTCGGCGCATGTTTGACGCCATCGGGCATTCCGTGCTCAAACTGCGGCGGGTGGCCATCGGGCATCTGACCGATGCCGGCCTGCCGGTCGGAGCCGTTCGGGAGTTGACTCCGGCTGAAGTGCAGCGGTTCTTCTCGAAGCGGAAAATTGCCCCACGGGTTGTCGCCAAAAAGGCAGCAGCGCAAAAAACCGGCAAGCCCCGTCCGGTCGGGGAAGCCAAAGCCCGCCAGCGTGAGGGGCTGGCAACGACCATCGGCCGCACTGCCCAGTCCCCCGCCGCACCGTCCCAGCGGCTGGTTCGTCCAGCCGCCAAGCCGGCAACTTCAGGGCCGGGAAGCCCCAAGTCACCAAGGGGTTCTGCCCCGGCCCGTCCCGCGTCACGGAGGAAGTCATGA
- a CDS encoding ATP-dependent 6-phosphofructokinase, whose amino-acid sequence MTLPKPEDLIIHSLGECRFPSPLQLGAASGEYHGEFMSDAAKVRFHVELERLEGRPDDLFFERAGPRERLFFDPSKVKAAIVTCGGLCPGINNVIRSVFLSLKYNYGVPEVYGIRYGYRGLNPAYGDGFIRLTHEMVENIHLHGGTFLGSSRGPQPVEVMLDTLADRGIDMLFCVGGDGTQRGADALAQAARRRNLPLAVVGIPKTIDNDIPYVFRSFGYGTAVEKAREVIAGAHAEAKGAPNGIVIVKLMGRNAGFIAAGATTASQEVNFAFIPELPFDLDPPNGFLAHLEKRVLQRGHAVIVVAEGAGQHLFGDLPVERDASGNIKHHDIGTYLRDRIIAHFRERRIEANVKYIDPSYLIRSVPANCDDAQLSDRFARYAVHAAMAGKTDLLIGYWHGLFVHVPMHLVTSQKKHLSPKSSMWLSVLAATGQPVLMVNEPVPETTAS is encoded by the coding sequence ATGACGTTGCCCAAACCCGAAGACCTCATCATCCACTCGCTGGGGGAGTGTCGGTTTCCGTCGCCGCTCCAGCTTGGCGCGGCTTCCGGTGAATACCACGGGGAGTTTATGTCCGACGCCGCCAAAGTCCGCTTCCACGTCGAACTGGAACGTCTGGAAGGGCGTCCCGATGACCTGTTCTTCGAGCGGGCCGGCCCACGGGAGCGGCTTTTTTTTGATCCCTCCAAGGTCAAAGCCGCCATTGTCACCTGCGGCGGGCTGTGTCCGGGCATCAACAACGTCATCCGGTCGGTTTTTCTGTCCCTCAAGTACAACTACGGCGTCCCGGAAGTCTATGGCATCCGCTATGGCTACCGGGGCCTCAATCCGGCCTATGGCGACGGATTCATCCGCCTGACGCACGAGATGGTGGAAAACATCCACCTGCACGGGGGCACATTTCTGGGGTCATCCCGTGGGCCGCAGCCGGTGGAAGTCATGCTCGACACCCTGGCCGACCGTGGCATTGACATGCTGTTTTGTGTCGGCGGCGATGGAACGCAGCGCGGCGCTGACGCTCTGGCCCAGGCGGCCCGCCGACGCAACCTGCCGCTGGCCGTGGTCGGGATTCCCAAAACCATTGACAACGACATCCCCTACGTCTTTCGCTCCTTCGGCTACGGTACGGCCGTCGAAAAGGCGCGCGAAGTCATTGCCGGGGCGCATGCCGAAGCCAAGGGCGCGCCCAATGGCATCGTCATCGTCAAGCTGATGGGCCGCAATGCCGGTTTTATCGCGGCCGGCGCGACGACGGCCAGCCAGGAAGTCAACTTCGCCTTCATCCCCGAACTGCCCTTTGATCTCGACCCGCCCAACGGCTTTCTGGCGCACCTGGAAAAGCGGGTCCTCCAGCGTGGGCACGCCGTCATCGTCGTGGCCGAAGGAGCCGGGCAACACCTGTTTGGCGATCTGCCGGTTGAACGCGATGCCTCCGGCAACATCAAACACCACGACATCGGGACGTACCTGCGCGATCGCATCATTGCCCACTTCCGCGAGCGTCGCATCGAGGCGAATGTCAAATACATCGATCCGAGCTATCTCATTCGGAGCGTCCCGGCCAACTGTGACGACGCCCAGTTGAGCGACCGCTTTGCGCGGTACGCCGTGCATGCCGCCATGGCCGGAAAGACGGATTTGCTCATCGGATACTGGCATGGGCTGTTCGTCCACGTGCCGATGCACCTGGTGACCAGCCAGAAGAAACACCTCTCGCCCAAAAGCAGTATGTGGCTTTCGGTGCTGGCGGCAACCGGGCAGCCGGTGCTCATGGTCAACGAACCAGTCCCGGAAACAACGGCGTCATGA
- a CDS encoding dihydroorotate dehydrogenase — MSSESTSHTPNASRLDNPLAVTIAGLTFKNPVIPASGTFGYGLEFLPFFDLSRLGGFCTKGLSPQPLKGNPPPRIVETPAGMLNAIGLQNIGVRAFVTEKLPLLRAYDTHVIANVFGFSIEDFLEVVAVLDDAEGVSAYELNISCPNVKEGGTQFGNNPRLAARVTEAVKNRTRRPVIVKLSPNAPSIVDVAHAVEQAGADALSLVNTFVGLSIDVYTHRPRLGFTTGGLSGPAIRPLAVRMVYEVSQAVSIPRLGMGGITNWMDALEFILAGATAVQLGTINYTEPCAALHVIEGLEAYCREQGTTIPALVGAFRPHAVSPVTEPASHQAGS; from the coding sequence ATGAGCAGCGAATCCACCAGCCACACGCCGAACGCCTCCCGATTGGACAACCCGCTGGCTGTGACCATTGCCGGCCTGACGTTCAAAAATCCGGTCATCCCGGCCAGCGGGACGTTTGGCTACGGGCTGGAATTTCTGCCCTTTTTCGACCTGTCCCGGCTGGGCGGTTTTTGTACGAAGGGCCTGTCGCCGCAGCCGCTCAAAGGCAACCCTCCGCCGCGCATCGTGGAGACACCCGCCGGCATGCTCAACGCCATCGGGCTGCAAAACATCGGAGTACGGGCTTTCGTCACGGAAAAACTGCCACTGCTGCGCGCTTATGATACGCACGTCATTGCCAACGTCTTTGGCTTTTCCATCGAGGATTTTCTGGAAGTCGTCGCCGTGCTCGATGATGCCGAAGGCGTGTCGGCTTACGAGCTGAACATTTCCTGCCCGAACGTCAAGGAAGGCGGGACGCAGTTTGGCAACAATCCCCGGCTGGCGGCCCGCGTCACGGAAGCCGTCAAAAACCGTACGCGGCGGCCGGTCATCGTCAAGCTGTCGCCCAATGCGCCGAGCATCGTGGATGTGGCCCACGCCGTCGAGCAGGCCGGAGCCGATGCCCTGTCGCTGGTCAATACCTTTGTCGGTCTGTCCATTGATGTCTATACCCACCGGCCGCGGTTGGGTTTTACGACGGGCGGACTGTCGGGCCCGGCCATCCGTCCGCTGGCCGTGAGGATGGTGTACGAAGTTTCGCAGGCCGTCAGCATCCCCCGGCTGGGCATGGGCGGCATCACCAACTGGATGGACGCGCTGGAGTTCATCCTGGCCGGGGCGACGGCCGTGCAGCTCGGCACAATCAACTACACCGAACCGTGTGCCGCCCTGCACGTCATCGAAGGGCTGGAAGCCTACTGCCGCGAGCAGGGGACAACCATACCGGCGCTGGTTGGTGCGTTCCGCCCCCATGCGGTCAGCCCGGTGACGGAACCGGCGTCGCATCAGGCCGGATCGTAG
- the metH gene encoding methionine synthase has protein sequence MSSPTTALLEQALRERILVLDGAMGTMIQSHKLQEADYRGERFASHTHDLKGNNDLLCLTRPDIVEAIHRAYLEAGADIIETNSFNAQRISQADYGLEDLSYEMNLAAAQCARRAVEAFLREDSSRPRFVAGALGPTNKTASISPDVNDPGARGTTFDELVAAYAEQAEGLLDGGVDLLLPETTFDTLNLKAALFAIEEVFERRGQRVPVMASVTVADASGRTLSGQTVEAFLISVEHAPLLALGMNCGFGAAEMRPHVEELAEKSPFYLICYPNAGLPNVFGGFDQTPDIMGELLRDFARHGWLNIVGGCCGTTPKHIAAIAAAVAGMPPRIPPKPSRYTRLSGLEALVIRPETNFVNIGERTNVTGSAKFAELIRAERYEDALTIARQQVANGAQMIDVNMDEAMLDSVRAMTCFLNLVVADPDIARVPIVIDSSKFHVIEAGLKCVQGKCVVNSISLKEGEAVFIEQARRIRRYGAAVVVMAFDEIGQADTAARKIEICTRAYRILTEQVGFPPEDIIFDPNILAIATGIEEHANYAVDFIEATRVIKQTLPGCKVSGGVSNLSFSFRGNNVVREAMHSVFLYHAIRAGMDMGIVNAGQLAVYDEIPPDLLELVEDVVLNRHPDATERLIAFAESVKGAGKAAVKDEAWRQTSVEERLKHALIKGNADYIETDVEEALQKYGAPLAVIEGPLMDGMNVVGDLFGAGKMFLPQVVKSARVMKKAVAVLLPYLEAEKKAAANGQTANGSGRRKVLLATVKGDVHDIGKNIVGVVLGCNNYEVIDLGVMQPCDVILAKAREHNVDVIGLSGLITPSLDEMVHVAKTMTEAGFTVPLLIGGATTSKLHTAVKIAPAYSGTTVHVLDASRAVGVVGALTSHEQRQDFIAQNAAEQAALREEHQSRLDRKHLLPLAEARARRPQLRFDAETVAVPEQLGVMTFDDVTLDALVPYIDWSPFFHTWELRGRYPKIFDDPTIGERARELFDDAQRLLERIITERRLHPRGVFGLFPANAVGDDIELYTDETRTEVLTRFHTLRQQVERTDGKPNIALADFIAPKDTGRLDYIGGFVVTAGLGLDELCAAFDADHDDYHSIMAKALADRLAEAFAELAHKRVRDLWGYGRHETLTREDLIRERYRGIRPAPGYPASPDHTEKRTLFALLGAEENAGVRLTESCAMWPASSVSGLYFAHPDAHYFAVGLLGRDQIEDYAARKGWTVAEAERWLRPNLGYDPA, from the coding sequence ATGTCTTCTCCAACCACAGCCCTGCTCGAACAAGCCCTTCGTGAACGCATTCTCGTCCTCGACGGCGCCATGGGGACGATGATCCAATCCCACAAACTCCAGGAAGCCGATTACCGTGGAGAGCGTTTTGCCAGCCATACCCACGACCTCAAAGGCAACAACGACCTCCTGTGTCTGACCCGCCCGGACATCGTCGAAGCCATCCACCGCGCCTATCTCGAAGCCGGCGCGGACATCATCGAAACCAACAGCTTCAATGCCCAGCGGATTTCGCAGGCCGATTACGGACTGGAAGACCTGTCCTACGAAATGAACCTGGCTGCGGCCCAGTGCGCCCGGCGGGCCGTCGAGGCGTTTCTCAGGGAAGACAGCTCGCGCCCGCGCTTCGTCGCCGGGGCGCTGGGGCCGACCAACAAAACCGCCTCGATCTCGCCCGATGTCAACGATCCCGGCGCACGCGGCACGACCTTCGACGAACTCGTTGCCGCCTACGCCGAGCAGGCCGAAGGACTGCTCGACGGCGGCGTGGACCTGCTCCTGCCCGAAACAACCTTCGACACGCTCAACCTCAAGGCAGCGCTCTTTGCCATCGAGGAAGTCTTTGAACGGCGTGGGCAGCGGGTGCCGGTCATGGCCTCGGTGACGGTCGCCGACGCCAGCGGGCGGACGCTTTCCGGGCAAACCGTCGAGGCGTTTCTCATTTCCGTCGAACACGCGCCGCTGCTGGCGCTCGGAATGAACTGCGGCTTCGGAGCGGCCGAAATGCGTCCGCACGTCGAAGAACTGGCCGAAAAGTCGCCGTTTTACCTGATCTGCTACCCCAACGCCGGCCTGCCGAACGTCTTTGGCGGATTTGACCAGACGCCCGACATCATGGGCGAACTGCTGCGCGACTTCGCCCGCCACGGCTGGCTCAACATCGTGGGCGGCTGCTGCGGGACAACCCCTAAACACATTGCTGCCATTGCCGCAGCCGTTGCCGGCATGCCCCCGCGCATTCCTCCCAAACCGTCGCGCTACACCCGCCTGAGCGGCCTGGAAGCCCTGGTCATCCGCCCGGAGACAAACTTCGTCAACATCGGCGAACGTACCAACGTCACCGGCTCGGCCAAATTCGCCGAACTCATCCGCGCCGAACGTTACGAAGACGCCCTGACCATTGCCCGCCAGCAGGTAGCCAATGGTGCGCAGATGATTGATGTCAACATGGACGAAGCCATGCTTGACAGCGTGCGCGCCATGACGTGCTTTCTCAACCTTGTCGTCGCCGACCCGGACATCGCGCGCGTCCCGATTGTCATTGACAGCTCGAAGTTTCACGTCATCGAAGCCGGGCTGAAATGTGTTCAGGGCAAGTGCGTCGTCAACTCCATCAGCCTCAAGGAAGGCGAAGCCGTGTTCATCGAGCAGGCGCGACGTATCCGCCGCTACGGCGCGGCCGTCGTCGTCATGGCCTTTGACGAAATCGGACAGGCCGACACGGCAGCGCGCAAGATCGAAATCTGTACCCGCGCCTACCGGATTCTCACCGAACAGGTTGGCTTCCCGCCGGAAGACATCATCTTTGACCCGAACATTCTGGCCATTGCCACCGGCATTGAAGAACACGCCAACTACGCCGTGGATTTCATCGAGGCCACGCGCGTCATCAAGCAAACCCTGCCCGGCTGCAAGGTTTCCGGCGGCGTCAGCAACCTGTCGTTTTCCTTTCGTGGGAACAACGTCGTCCGGGAAGCCATGCATTCGGTCTTCCTGTACCACGCCATCCGGGCCGGCATGGACATGGGCATCGTCAATGCCGGACAGCTTGCCGTCTATGACGAAATTCCGCCGGATTTGCTCGAACTCGTCGAAGATGTGGTACTCAACCGGCACCCGGATGCCACGGAGCGGCTGATTGCCTTCGCCGAATCGGTCAAGGGGGCCGGTAAGGCCGCGGTCAAGGACGAAGCCTGGCGGCAGACCAGCGTCGAGGAACGGCTCAAGCATGCCCTCATCAAAGGCAATGCCGATTACATCGAGACCGATGTCGAGGAAGCCCTCCAGAAGTACGGCGCACCGCTGGCGGTCATCGAAGGGCCGCTCATGGACGGCATGAACGTCGTCGGCGACCTGTTCGGAGCCGGCAAGATGTTCCTGCCGCAGGTTGTCAAATCGGCGCGCGTCATGAAAAAAGCCGTGGCCGTGCTGCTGCCCTACCTCGAAGCCGAGAAAAAGGCAGCCGCCAACGGACAGACGGCCAATGGCTCCGGCCGCAGGAAGGTGCTGCTGGCAACGGTCAAAGGCGACGTTCACGACATTGGCAAAAACATCGTCGGCGTCGTTTTGGGCTGCAATAACTACGAGGTCATTGACCTGGGCGTGATGCAGCCCTGTGATGTCATTCTGGCCAAGGCCCGCGAACACAATGTGGATGTCATCGGTCTCAGCGGGCTGATCACGCCGTCGCTGGACGAAATGGTTCACGTGGCCAAAACGATGACCGAGGCCGGCTTCACCGTGCCGTTGCTCATTGGCGGGGCGACGACCTCAAAGCTGCACACGGCCGTCAAAATTGCGCCAGCCTACAGCGGGACGACGGTTCACGTTCTCGATGCGTCGCGCGCCGTTGGCGTCGTCGGGGCGCTGACCAGCCACGAGCAGCGCCAGGATTTCATTGCCCAGAACGCGGCCGAACAGGCTGCCTTACGGGAAGAACACCAGTCCCGCCTCGACCGCAAGCACCTGCTGCCGCTGGCGGAAGCCCGTGCGCGCCGTCCGCAGTTGCGGTTTGACGCCGAAACTGTCGCCGTTCCTGAACAGCTTGGCGTCATGACGTTCGACGATGTCACGCTCGACGCCCTTGTGCCCTACATTGACTGGTCGCCTTTCTTTCATACCTGGGAACTGCGGGGGCGCTATCCGAAAATCTTTGACGACCCGACCATTGGTGAACGCGCCCGCGAACTGTTCGACGACGCCCAGCGCCTGCTCGAACGCATCATCACGGAACGCCGTCTGCATCCACGCGGCGTTTTTGGGCTGTTTCCGGCCAATGCCGTCGGCGATGACATCGAGCTGTACACCGACGAAACCCGAACCGAAGTGCTCACCCGCTTCCACACCCTGCGGCAGCAGGTCGAGCGTACAGACGGGAAGCCCAACATCGCCCTGGCAGACTTCATCGCCCCGAAGGATACCGGCCGGCTGGATTACATCGGCGGCTTCGTGGTGACAGCCGGGCTGGGACTGGACGAACTCTGCGCCGCATTCGACGCTGACCACGACGACTACCACTCGATTATGGCCAAGGCGCTGGCTGACCGCCTGGCGGAAGCCTTTGCCGAACTCGCCCACAAGCGCGTCCGTGACCTCTGGGGCTACGGACGGCACGAAACCCTGACCCGCGAGGACCTCATCCGGGAACGCTACCGGGGCATCCGCCCGGCGCCGGGCTATCCGGCTTCGCCGGACCACACGGAAAAACGCACGCTGTTTGCCCTGCTGGGCGCAGAGGAAAATGCCGGCGTCCGCCTGACGGAAAGCTGCGCCATGTGGCCGGCCAGTTCGGTCAGCGGTCTCTACTTCGCCCATCCCGACGCGCATTACTTCGCCGTCGGCCTGCTGGGACGCGATCAGATCGAGGATTACGCCGCGCGCAAAGGGTGGACGGTTGCCGAGGCCGAGCGGTGGCTGCGTCCGAACCTGGGCTACGATCCGGCCTGA